The Anabaena sp. WA102 genome contains a region encoding:
- a CDS encoding UPF0175 family protein, with translation MSLQLKINYPETLPDAVGKTREQFEQEAKWAMAVKLYEMKRLSSGMAAALLGVERVTFILKLNDYGVPLIDLSAEELLSDIEKA, from the coding sequence ATGTCTTTGCAACTCAAAATTAACTACCCCGAAACTTTACCTGATGCTGTTGGTAAAACTAGAGAACAGTTTGAACAAGAAGCAAAATGGGCAATGGCAGTTAAACTATATGAAATGAAACGCCTTTCTTCTGGTATGGCTGCGGCGTTACTGGGAGTAGAGAGAGTAACTTTTATTCTTAAATTAAATGATTATGGAGTGCCATTAATTGATTTAAGTGCAGAGGAATTATTATCAGATATAGAAAAGGCCTAA
- a CDS encoding addiction module protein encodes MNISVILNEIKALSIADRIQIVQDILESIAAEQAYPDLTAAQKRELDRRISDYETNPDDVMTWQEIKASIRD; translated from the coding sequence ATGAACATCAGTGTAATTTTAAATGAAATCAAAGCCCTGAGTATTGCAGATAGAATTCAGATTGTACAAGATATTTTAGAAAGTATCGCAGCAGAACAGGCTTATCCCGATTTAACAGCAGCGCAAAAACGAGAACTTGATCGTCGGATTAGTGATTATGAAACAAATCCAGATGATGTAATGACATGGCAAGAAATCAAAGCTTCAATTAGAGATTAA
- the tcmP gene encoding three-Cys-motif partner protein TcmP codes for MSGSQATWSADGSYLPPIDPHTKAKHLIIEQYIENLVITLYKKGKHGVTTFTFIDGFCGGGMYNDKDNNNEWEGSPIRIIKAVREAHKKSNRIYPEPLNIKFIFIDNKKNHLSCLKTYSMPKAGLGELVDEQPHQFSHEYGERIEQCEFIHGEFENLVNACILTVEYRKGHSFFLLDPFGWTDVSMKTIRRINRLKGSEILYTYMIGFITRFLSERYTSQRRGFQEILEANNYYELANLEDSSIGEQCYLRDQTVKLFVEKGQSKYVFTFALIPRGDNIVLYYLLHLSQNLTALEVIKECFELENNLDYQYHYEIYGYGFRTSDFYNQNQLSLELNITKDTYEICIDKLDQDVGTLIFNNPDGISYQEIRVRTMPLNPANKKIYNKYLSKYFNEKEIEIWRDGKLLSRSQSEYKKSDTIKVPRKYQLSFLNQPKFFKTDL; via the coding sequence ATGAGTGGATCACAAGCCACCTGGAGTGCTGATGGAAGTTATCTTCCTCCAATAGATCCTCATACTAAAGCCAAGCATCTTATTATTGAACAATACATTGAAAACTTAGTAATTACACTTTATAAAAAAGGTAAGCATGGAGTTACTACATTTACTTTTATAGATGGTTTTTGTGGGGGTGGAATGTACAATGATAAAGACAATAATAACGAGTGGGAAGGTTCTCCTATCAGGATCATCAAAGCTGTAAGAGAAGCACATAAAAAATCAAACCGAATTTACCCAGAACCCTTAAATATCAAGTTCATTTTTATAGATAATAAAAAAAATCATTTAAGTTGCCTAAAAACATATTCAATGCCAAAAGCAGGTTTAGGAGAGTTAGTTGATGAACAACCACATCAATTTAGTCATGAGTATGGAGAAAGAATAGAACAATGCGAATTTATACATGGGGAATTTGAAAATTTAGTAAATGCCTGCATTTTAACAGTAGAATATCGTAAAGGACACTCTTTCTTTTTGCTTGATCCCTTTGGGTGGACAGATGTTTCGATGAAAACTATTAGAAGAATTAACAGGCTAAAAGGTTCGGAAATTCTCTATACCTATATGATTGGATTTATTACAAGGTTCTTGAGTGAAAGATATACAAGTCAGAGACGAGGTTTTCAAGAAATTCTTGAAGCAAATAACTATTATGAACTTGCTAATCTAGAAGATAGTAGTATTGGAGAACAGTGTTATTTAAGAGACCAGACTGTGAAACTTTTTGTAGAGAAAGGTCAGTCAAAATATGTATTTACTTTTGCACTTATTCCTCGAGGAGATAATATAGTATTATACTATTTGCTGCATCTTTCTCAGAATTTAACAGCGTTAGAAGTAATAAAAGAGTGTTTTGAATTAGAGAATAACTTAGATTATCAATATCATTATGAAATATATGGATATGGCTTTAGAACATCCGATTTTTATAATCAAAATCAACTTTCACTTGAATTAAATATTACAAAAGATACTTATGAAATTTGTATTGATAAACTAGATCAAGATGTTGGAACATTAATATTCAATAATCCTGATGGCATTTCTTATCAAGAAATTAGAGTAAGAACTATGCCTTTAAACCCAGCAAACAAGAAAATATACAATAAATACTTAAGTAAATACTTTAATGAAAAAGAAATAGAAATTTGGAGGGATGGTAAATTACTAAGTAGAAGTCAATCAGAATACAAAAAATCGGATACAATAAAAGTACCTAGAAAATATCAACTTTCTTTCTTGAATCAACCTAAGTTTTTTAAAACTGATTTATAA
- a CDS encoding SPL family radical SAM protein, which produces MSIIKGTEKIANPLQKSALNKKGLCDYVVNVASGCLHGCTFCYVPSTPAIRTKQAQLRDQGVNDPQMDWGQYLFVREEIPEQLAKNLTRKTSWHETPEGKGVVLLCSGTDPYQNKQTANVTRGAVKALLQNNKRIRILTRSPLWLNDIDILKHPNVIVGMSLPYLNDELSRQIEPNAPLPSERYKALIKGYEAGCRLYVAVAPTPPSMTLDDFKKHLYEIMKFNPEVIFWEPINARGTNGKRMIAAGLEFTTSIMTRDSWAEYFKRQWNDIEEAAHEVGCLDRLHIWPDPELRGYVDDAKLDSWLYRPTVEKWDNPKISTTRVKSMKSIRKTSQLAMLTKHRA; this is translated from the coding sequence ATGTCCATCATCAAAGGCACTGAAAAAATTGCAAACCCACTACAAAAAAGCGCCCTTAATAAAAAAGGGTTATGTGACTATGTAGTTAACGTCGCGTCAGGGTGTTTACATGGTTGTACTTTCTGTTATGTACCTTCAACCCCAGCCATTCGTACAAAGCAAGCGCAATTAAGAGATCAGGGAGTAAATGATCCTCAAATGGATTGGGGACAATACCTCTTTGTTCGTGAAGAAATACCTGAGCAATTAGCAAAAAACCTAACTCGTAAGACATCTTGGCATGAAACACCAGAAGGTAAAGGAGTAGTTCTTCTTTGTTCTGGTACAGATCCTTATCAAAACAAGCAAACTGCTAATGTTACTCGTGGTGCTGTTAAGGCTTTATTGCAAAATAATAAACGAATTAGGATTCTCACTCGTAGTCCTTTATGGCTGAATGACATTGATATTCTTAAACATCCCAACGTTATTGTTGGTATGAGTTTGCCATACTTAAATGATGAACTAAGTCGGCAAATTGAACCTAATGCACCTTTGCCTTCTGAACGTTATAAAGCTCTAATCAAAGGTTATGAAGCTGGGTGTAGATTGTATGTTGCAGTCGCTCCTACTCCTCCCAGCATGACTTTAGATGATTTCAAAAAACATTTGTATGAAATAATGAAATTTAACCCAGAAGTAATTTTTTGGGAGCCTATTAATGCTCGTGGAACTAATGGCAAGCGAATGATAGCTGCGGGATTAGAATTTACTACTTCCATTATGACTAGAGACTCATGGGCAGAATATTTTAAACGACAATGGAATGATATTGAAGAAGCCGCACATGAAGTAGGCTGTTTAGATCGTCTTCATATTTGGCCTGATCCTGAATTAAGAGGTTATGTTGATGATGCTAAATTAGATAGTTGGTTATATAGACCTACAGTAGAAAAGTGGGACAATCCCAAAATATCAACAACAAGAGTAAAATCTATGAAATCAATTCGTAAAACATCTCAATTAGCTATGTTGACTAAGCATAGAGCATAA
- a CDS encoding type II toxin-antitoxin system HicB family antitoxin: MSYHYTVIIQWSQEDNCFVVSLPEWGEFCHTHGDTYQEALENAQEVLEMLIESCLQDGEPLPEPKTLGKSLSAA; encoded by the coding sequence ATGAGTTATCATTACACGGTAATTATTCAATGGTCTCAGGAAGATAATTGTTTTGTTGTCAGTCTGCCTGAATGGGGAGAGTTTTGTCATACACATGGGGACACATATCAAGAAGCTTTAGAAAATGCTCAGGAAGTCTTAGAAATGTTAATTGAATCTTGTTTACAAGATGGTGAACCCCTTCCAGAACCAAAAACTTTAGGTAAGTCTTTATCAGCAGCTTAA
- a CDS encoding type II toxin-antitoxin system HicA family toxin — protein MPKKIRELKSLLLQAGFTCRTGKGSHTNWYHPLLTGRVTISGKDGKDAKEYQEKDVSNAIKRIEEIKKVQEEEEE, from the coding sequence ATGCCCAAGAAAATCCGAGAATTAAAAAGCTTATTACTTCAAGCTGGATTTACCTGTCGGACAGGGAAAGGCAGTCATACTAACTGGTATCATCCCTTACTTACTGGGAGAGTTACTATATCAGGTAAAGATGGAAAAGACGCTAAAGAATATCAAGAAAAAGATGTTAGTAATGCTATCAAAAGAATAGAAGAAATTAAAAAGGTTCAAGAGGAAGAAGAAGAATGA
- a CDS encoding glycosyltransferase, which translates to MPANSCPENDAYNGNSDPLDSIFTDLSVDEESEVRTDSASLPPGRFKGRRGKAALVLTIVWSGTITLHLVSWGSIFVLGLTTMLGIHALGIIFAKPRHHSQEIEGDLPFVSVLVAAKNEEAVIGRLVKNLCNLEYGNGQYEVWIIDDNSTDNTPQLLAQLKQEYQQLNVFRRDSDAIGGKSGALNQVLPLTKGDIIAVFDADAQVTPDLLLQIVPLFQKEQVGAVQMRKAIANAKENFWTKGQMAEMLLDIWFQQQRTAIGGIGELRGNGQFVRRQALASCGGWNEETITDDLDLTIRLHLDKWDIECVFYPPVQEEGVTNATALWHQRNRWAEGGYQRYLDYWDLILQNRMGTRKTWDLLIFMVTMYILPTAAIPDILMAIARHRPPMLSPVTGLSLGMSVVGMFAGLKHVRSDQQFKPSTYLMVLLQTLRGSLYMLHWLVVMSSTTARMSFRPKRLKWVKTVHTGVEK; encoded by the coding sequence ATGCCGGCGAATTCCTGTCCTGAAAATGATGCTTATAACGGAAACTCTGATCCCCTTGACTCTATCTTTACTGACCTATCAGTAGATGAGGAATCAGAAGTAAGGACGGATTCCGCGTCTCTACCACCAGGCCGATTTAAAGGACGTAGAGGCAAAGCTGCTCTAGTTTTAACTATAGTCTGGAGTGGTACTATTACCTTGCATTTAGTTTCCTGGGGTTCGATATTTGTCCTCGGACTGACAACAATGCTAGGTATTCATGCTTTGGGGATTATTTTTGCCAAACCCCGTCACCATTCCCAAGAGATAGAGGGGGATTTGCCTTTTGTCTCTGTGTTAGTGGCTGCTAAAAATGAGGAAGCGGTAATTGGCAGATTAGTTAAAAATCTGTGTAATCTGGAATACGGTAATGGTCAATATGAAGTCTGGATTATTGATGATAATAGTACAGACAATACACCCCAATTACTCGCCCAACTCAAGCAGGAATATCAACAACTCAATGTATTTAGGCGTGATTCTGACGCTATTGGCGGCAAATCGGGGGCATTAAATCAAGTATTACCACTGACAAAGGGAGACATTATTGCTGTATTTGATGCTGATGCCCAAGTTACACCGGATTTGCTATTACAAATAGTTCCTTTATTTCAAAAAGAACAGGTAGGGGCGGTACAAATGCGTAAAGCGATCGCCAATGCTAAGGAAAATTTTTGGACTAAGGGACAAATGGCGGAAATGTTGTTGGATATTTGGTTTCAACAACAGCGCACTGCTATCGGTGGGATTGGTGAACTCCGCGGAAATGGTCAATTTGTCCGTCGTCAAGCTTTGGCTAGTTGCGGTGGTTGGAATGAGGAAACTATCACTGATGATCTGGATTTAACTATCCGGTTACATCTAGATAAATGGGATATTGAATGCGTTTTTTATCCTCCGGTGCAAGAAGAAGGTGTTACTAATGCTACAGCCCTTTGGCATCAACGTAACCGATGGGCAGAAGGTGGTTATCAACGTTATTTAGACTACTGGGATCTGATCCTCCAAAACCGTATGGGGACAAGGAAAACCTGGGATTTGTTGATCTTTATGGTGACAATGTATATTTTGCCAACAGCAGCAATACCAGATATTTTAATGGCGATCGCTCGTCATCGTCCCCCCATGTTAAGTCCTGTAACTGGCTTATCTTTGGGAATGTCAGTAGTAGGAATGTTTGCTGGTTTAAAGCACGTCCGTTCCGATCAACAATTTAAACCATCTACCTATTTAATGGTACTTTTACAAACCCTTCGCGGCAGTTTATATATGTTGCATTGGTTAGTAGTTATGAGTAGCACCACAGCGCGAATGTCTTTCCGACCAAAACGCCTCAAATGGGTGAAAACTGTCCATACAGGTGTTGAGAAATAA
- a CDS encoding bifunctional acetate--CoA ligase family protein/GNAT family N-acetyltransferase has protein sequence METSNQRISNKVYDIVNPLDAIFIPKTVAVIGATEKPGSVGRTLLWNLITNPFGGTVFPINPHRHSVLGIKAYPTIFDVPEKIDLAVIVTPAQTVPQIISDCVNAGIKGAIIISAGFKESGEKGIALEQEIIQQAQRGKIRIIGPNCLGVMNPISGLNATFASKMARPGNVGFISQSGALCTAILDWSFQENVGFSAFISIGSMLDISWGDLIYYLGDDPQTKSIVIYMESIGNARSFLSAAREVALTKPIIVIKAGRTPAAAKAAASHTGSLAGSDAVLDAAFRRCGVLRVNSISDLFDMSEVLAKQPRPQGPRLTILTNAGGPGVLATDTLIESGGELAAISPEIMTSLNDILPPQWSHNNPIDILGDADPQRYTKALEIAAQDPNSDGLLVILTPQSMTDPTQTAAQLKPYAQMSNKPILASWMGGADIAEGEQILNNQGIPTYAYPDTAARVFSYMWKSSYNLRGIYETPVLPTLICDVNTRNCAKVENIIQAAKTAGRTILTEFESKEILAAYGIPVVAGCIAETVDKAVECAENLGYPVVLKLYSQTITHKTDVGGVQLNLQNAESVKCAFQNIQKSVKEKAKAEDFLGVTVQPMIKTDGYELIIGSSLDPQFGPVLLFGAGGQLVEVFQDSSIALPPLNTTLARRMMEQTKIYKALQGVRGRKSIDIAALEQLMVEFSQLVVEQPGIKEIDINPLLAIPPTPIHPGGLIALDARIVLHSADVEKHQLPKLAIRPYPSQYISNWKLNNGTPITIRPIRPEDEPLMVEFHKTLSEESVYFRYFHMIKLSQRITHERLTRICFIDYDREMALVAEYQNPETEKREILAVGRLSKLHGSNAAEFAMLVSDKFQYQGLGTELLRRLLEVGKNEKSCCIYADILADNSGMQRVCEKLGFQITNTSDTTVLRAEIKL, from the coding sequence ATGGAAACATCTAACCAAAGAATTAGCAATAAAGTTTATGATATCGTTAATCCCCTAGATGCGATATTTATTCCCAAAACTGTAGCCGTAATTGGTGCTACTGAAAAACCCGGAAGTGTAGGACGAACTTTGCTTTGGAACTTAATCACTAATCCCTTTGGAGGAACAGTTTTTCCGATTAATCCTCACCGTCATAGCGTATTAGGAATTAAAGCTTATCCGACTATTTTTGATGTTCCCGAAAAAATAGATTTAGCCGTTATCGTTACACCAGCACAAACTGTACCCCAAATTATATCTGATTGCGTTAATGCTGGAATAAAAGGAGCAATCATTATTTCCGCTGGTTTTAAAGAATCTGGAGAAAAAGGTATCGCTTTAGAACAGGAAATTATCCAACAAGCACAAAGAGGAAAAATTAGAATTATCGGTCCTAATTGTTTAGGAGTAATGAATCCAATTTCTGGTTTAAATGCTACCTTTGCCAGTAAAATGGCGCGTCCAGGAAATGTTGGTTTTATTAGTCAAAGTGGAGCTTTATGTACAGCAATTCTAGACTGGAGTTTTCAAGAAAATGTGGGTTTTAGTGCCTTTATTTCCATTGGTTCAATGTTAGATATTAGTTGGGGAGATTTAATTTATTATCTTGGTGATGACCCCCAGACTAAAAGTATTGTAATTTATATGGAATCCATTGGGAATGCGCGTTCCTTCCTATCAGCAGCGCGAGAAGTGGCTTTAACAAAACCGATAATTGTGATTAAAGCTGGTCGGACACCAGCCGCAGCTAAAGCAGCCGCTTCTCACACAGGATCATTAGCAGGAAGTGATGCTGTTTTAGATGCAGCTTTTCGCCGTTGTGGGGTGTTACGAGTCAATAGTATTTCTGATTTATTTGATATGTCGGAAGTATTAGCAAAACAACCCCGTCCCCAAGGTCCCCGGCTAACAATTTTAACTAATGCTGGCGGTCCGGGAGTATTAGCAACAGATACATTAATTGAAAGTGGAGGAGAATTAGCAGCAATTTCTCCAGAAATAATGACTTCCTTAAATGACATTTTACCACCGCAATGGAGTCATAATAATCCTATTGATATTTTAGGGGATGCTGACCCCCAACGTTATACAAAAGCCTTAGAAATTGCGGCACAAGATCCCAATAGTGATGGTTTATTAGTGATTTTAACACCCCAATCAATGACAGATCCTACCCAAACAGCGGCACAACTAAAACCCTACGCACAAATGTCAAATAAACCAATTTTAGCTAGTTGGATGGGTGGTGCAGATATAGCCGAGGGAGAACAAATTCTTAACAATCAAGGTATTCCCACTTATGCTTATCCTGATACAGCAGCGCGAGTATTTAGTTATATGTGGAAGTCGAGTTATAACCTGCGCGGTATTTATGAAACTCCGGTTTTACCAACATTAATTTGTGATGTGAATACTCGCAATTGTGCTAAAGTGGAAAATATTATTCAAGCTGCAAAAACAGCAGGAAGAACAATTCTCACGGAATTTGAATCTAAGGAAATTTTAGCCGCTTACGGTATCCCTGTGGTGGCTGGTTGCATTGCGGAAACTGTGGATAAAGCGGTTGAATGTGCAGAAAATCTGGGTTATCCGGTAGTTTTAAAACTTTATTCTCAGACAATTACCCATAAAACTGATGTGGGTGGTGTGCAATTAAATTTGCAAAATGCAGAATCGGTAAAATGTGCTTTTCAAAATATTCAAAAATCCGTAAAAGAGAAAGCCAAAGCGGAAGATTTTTTGGGTGTAACTGTACAACCAATGATCAAAACTGATGGCTATGAATTGATTATTGGGAGTAGTTTAGATCCGCAATTTGGACCTGTATTATTATTTGGTGCTGGGGGACAATTGGTGGAAGTGTTTCAAGATAGTTCTATTGCCCTGCCGCCTCTTAATACTACCCTAGCACGACGGATGATGGAACAAACCAAAATTTATAAAGCTTTGCAAGGAGTCAGAGGAAGGAAAAGTATTGATATTGCTGCTCTTGAACAATTAATGGTAGAATTTAGTCAATTAGTTGTGGAACAACCTGGGATTAAAGAAATTGATATTAATCCGTTGTTGGCTATTCCTCCCACTCCTATACATCCTGGAGGATTAATTGCCTTAGATGCGCGGATAGTTTTACATTCTGCTGATGTGGAAAAACATCAATTACCAAAATTAGCTATTCGTCCCTATCCTAGTCAATATATTAGTAATTGGAAATTGAACAATGGTACACCAATTACTATTCGTCCTATTCGTCCCGAAGACGAACCATTAATGGTAGAATTTCACAAAACCCTATCAGAAGAGAGTGTTTATTTTCGCTATTTCCACATGATTAAATTGAGTCAACGCATTACCCATGAACGACTCACCCGAATATGCTTTATTGACTATGATCGAGAAATGGCTTTAGTTGCAGAATACCAAAATCCCGAAACAGAAAAGCGGGAAATATTAGCAGTAGGAAGATTAAGTAAATTACATGGTAGTAATGCGGCAGAATTTGCGATGCTAGTTAGCGACAAATTTCAATATCAAGGCTTAGGGACAGAATTACTCCGCAGATTGCTAGAAGTTGGTAAAAACGAGAAAAGTTGCTGTATCTATGCTGATATTTTAGCTGACAATTCAGGTATGCAGCGAGTATGTGAAAAACTTGGGTTCCAAATCACAAATACAAGTGATACAACAGTATTAAGGGCAGAAATTAAACTTTAA
- a CDS encoding hydrogenase maturation protease, translated as MKATIVIGYGNELLSDDAIGPRVANLINLWHLSHVQSLAVHQLTPELAANLANVNLAIFVDASLNSELQNVQVESILPTESRMIIGHSIKPTYLLALTKSLYGYSPPAWLITVPGVNFELGDSLSPIAEQGISIALTKIINIINKG; from the coding sequence ATGAAAGCTACAATAGTGATTGGTTATGGAAATGAATTACTCAGTGATGATGCTATTGGTCCTAGAGTAGCAAATCTCATCAATCTCTGGCATCTATCTCATGTCCAATCTTTAGCAGTTCACCAACTCACTCCAGAATTAGCAGCAAATTTGGCAAATGTCAATTTAGCAATTTTTGTAGATGCTAGTTTGAATTCAGAATTGCAAAATGTGCAAGTAGAATCTATACTACCTACTGAATCTAGGATGATCATAGGACATAGCATTAAGCCTACATATCTTTTAGCCTTAACAAAATCCCTCTATGGTTATAGTCCACCAGCTTGGTTAATAACAGTACCAGGGGTTAACTTTGAATTAGGAGATAGTCTTTCACCAATAGCAGAACAAGGAATTAGTATAGCTTTAACAAAAATCATTAACATTATTAATAAAGGATAA
- a CDS encoding pentapeptide repeat-containing protein, producing MPEVNFQQPINSAARIVEEYTMGKRDFERAELDDANLQSLDLKGSDFSYADLSRANLGGANLRGCDLSFADLSEANLQNADLRGAMLFSANLRQANLEGTHLKKADCDHNTHFPKNFDPIAAGVSMSEL from the coding sequence ATGCCTGAAGTGAATTTTCAACAACCAATTAATAGTGCTGCTAGGATTGTAGAAGAATATACGATGGGAAAAAGAGACTTTGAAAGAGCAGAATTAGATGATGCTAATTTACAAAGTTTGGATTTAAAAGGCTCTGATTTCAGCTATGCTGATTTGAGTAGAGCCAACCTTGGGGGTGCAAATCTGCGAGGATGTGATTTGAGTTTTGCTGATTTAAGTGAAGCTAATTTACAAAATGCAGATTTACGCGGAGCAATGTTATTTTCCGCGAATTTGCGTCAAGCTAATCTAGAAGGGACGCATTTAAAAAAGGCAGACTGTGATCATAACACCCATTTTCCCAAGAATTTTGACCCTATTGCAGCAGGTGTAAGTATGAGTGAACTATAG
- a CDS encoding CP12 domain-containing protein, giving the protein MLTAADVMTKDVAMIRNSATVKEAVDLMKARDWRALIVDRRHEQDAYGIITESDIVYKVISYSKDPNKIRVYEIMTKPCIVVNPELGLEYVARLFANHHLRRAPVISGKLLGIISLTDILARSTCLEQPRSFLLEQELQDEIKKARIVCAEKGINSAECAAAWDVVEEIQAEIAHQLAEKPLKTAFEDYCDEYPEFTESRFYDL; this is encoded by the coding sequence ATGTTAACAGCAGCAGATGTAATGACTAAAGATGTGGCAATGATTCGCAATTCAGCAACAGTCAAAGAAGCAGTTGATTTAATGAAAGCAAGAGATTGGAGAGCATTAATTGTAGATCGTCGTCATGAACAAGATGCTTATGGAATTATCACAGAAAGCGACATTGTTTATAAGGTAATTTCCTATAGCAAAGATCCAAATAAAATCCGTGTTTATGAAATTATGACTAAACCTTGTATTGTCGTTAATCCAGAATTGGGTTTAGAATATGTAGCCAGATTATTTGCTAATCATCATCTCCGCCGTGCGCCTGTAATTAGTGGTAAATTATTAGGAATAATCTCACTTACTGATATCTTAGCCAGAAGTACTTGTTTAGAACAACCGCGCTCATTTTTATTAGAACAAGAATTACAAGATGAAATTAAAAAAGCTCGAATTGTTTGTGCAGAAAAAGGCATCAATTCCGCAGAATGTGCAGCCGCTTGGGATGTAGTAGAAGAAATTCAAGCCGAAATTGCCCACCAACTCGCTGAAAAACCTCTGAAAACTGCCTTTGAAGATTACTGTGATGAATATCCAGAATTCACAGAATCTAGGTTTTATGATTTGTAA
- a CDS encoding oxidoreductase, whose protein sequence is MTKIKLATVWLGGCSGCHMSFLDLDEWLIDLAAQVDIVYSPLADIKEYPEGVDIVLVEGAIANEEHLELIHKIRNRTKTIISFGDCAVTGNVTALRNLAGGAEPALQLAYIQEADINQQIPNSPGIVPPLLDTVLPVHKVVPVDIYLPGCPPSAHRIRAALEPLLKGEKPEIVGREMIKFG, encoded by the coding sequence ATGACTAAAATCAAATTAGCAACAGTCTGGTTAGGTGGGTGTTCTGGTTGTCATATGTCCTTTCTCGATTTGGACGAATGGTTAATAGATTTAGCCGCACAAGTAGATATAGTTTATAGTCCCTTAGCTGATATTAAAGAATATCCCGAAGGTGTAGATATCGTATTAGTTGAAGGTGCGATCGCCAATGAAGAACATTTAGAATTAATTCACAAAATTAGAAACCGGACTAAAACAATAATTTCCTTTGGTGATTGTGCTGTTACTGGTAATGTTACCGCTTTACGTAATCTTGCAGGTGGTGCTGAACCAGCCCTACAATTAGCTTATATTCAAGAAGCAGATATTAATCAACAAATTCCCAATTCCCCAGGAATTGTTCCCCCTTTACTAGATACAGTTCTCCCTGTGCATAAGGTAGTACCAGTTGATATTTATTTACCCGGTTGTCCCCCTTCAGCACATCGGATTCGTGCCGCACTTGAACCACTATTAAAAGGAGAAAAACCGGAAATTGTCGGCAGAGAAATGATTAAATTTGGTTAA
- a CDS encoding DUF3122 domain-containing protein, which produces MLPHIQQIFKRILLVGILTTFIFLGLANLSSGKVIAAVTQIGNPPEEIIYRSQVKLDDQSGKVWQVVLFKQVYSDQPSNINLRLVGFPSVGELIHPQPLKITSTTGKVWNAADVFLEEAPAPTVGQYDLTEILPQLPPESLTLSIPLPSTNFINIAVPIHVVKEWQSLISTEN; this is translated from the coding sequence ATGTTACCGCATATTCAACAAATATTTAAGCGAATTCTATTAGTAGGGATATTGACAACATTTATATTCCTTGGTTTAGCAAATCTATCATCTGGAAAAGTAATTGCTGCTGTTACTCAGATAGGAAATCCTCCCGAAGAAATTATTTACCGTTCACAAGTGAAATTAGATGATCAATCAGGAAAAGTCTGGCAAGTTGTATTATTTAAACAAGTGTATTCGGATCAACCATCGAATATAAATCTTCGCCTAGTTGGTTTTCCTAGTGTTGGTGAGTTAATTCATCCCCAACCTTTAAAAATCACCTCAACAACAGGTAAAGTTTGGAATGCTGCTGATGTATTTTTAGAGGAAGCCCCAGCACCAACTGTTGGTCAATATGATTTGACAGAAATCTTACCTCAATTACCTCCAGAATCTTTAACTTTATCTATACCCCTTCCCAGTACAAACTTCATTAATATCGCAGTTCCCATTCATGTTGTCAAAGAATGGCAATCATTAATTTCCACTGAAAACTGA